The window GCTAATCGGATATCCTTAAAATCTTCACATAACAAACAATATATCCTATCTTTTCGTTGTTAGCTTATGCTAAACAGAAGATTGGAAGCACATTGTGTTGTAACTGATGATATTTTGCTAGTTTTTTTTACGATAAGCTTTTAATGAATGTTCATGTTAAAAATGAAGGTATTTCATAACAAAAGGAAACAAGCAACAATCGTTGAATATCTaaccttttctctattctctccacgGACATGCTTCCGCTCCCCCCGCTGATGTCTCTGACGAAACAAAAGGAACGTATTGATAGCCAGGAAGTACAGTGGCTAATCGGACatcataaagaatataataatattttctcTTGGTCTTGAAATAAAATGTAGGAATACGCTTCTGTATTTAGTCCTACTTCTACTTATAATACTGAGAACATTTGGCTCAATGTGACTGCTGACATTGCAATCTCAATTAACTATTTTGCTCTTATAGTTCATCCTGCTTACACTCTCACCTCTCACCACGGTGAAGCTTCTTATAGAGATCGCCTAGGGAAGATCCATTACATGAGGTCTTTTATAAAATCATCATGTTAGTAATGGAGGtatctaataaaaataaataatgtaatatgatataacataaaaaatgtaatatcataccttttctctactttctctaaGGACATACTCGTCCCGGTGCTCCCGGAGCTCATGTCcctgaggaaaaaatatatatataaccagaaaGTATAATAGTTAatcagatttaatatatatatttttatttcgtatAATGGAATTAATTTTCGGTCTCTATTCCTTGCTATCCATTGTCGAAAGGTGAAGGATAACTTTAGTATGAAATATAGAAATGCACTTTCATATTCACAGTATTCCTCATACTCATGACACTCGATCCAGCTTAATCTAATTGCACTCTCAGTTAATTTCATCTGCACGCAAACTCACCTTTCAACACGCTGGAGCTTCTCGTAGACATCGCCGAGGGAGTAGGCAGAGGAGAGGCCAACGACGGCCATCAGGACCATGATCAGTGTCACCCTAGAAACGAGTAGCATTTCGTTACCTTACCATAATATgcaacatatgtttgtgtatgcaattAGGAAATACTAACTGGTACGCGATGCAGAGTCTGCGAGAAAATCTGAAAAGATATTCTGACGAAGCTTACTTCatattgaaagagaagagagtctaTTGTCCACAGGATCCTAATGCTGATGCAATGACAACTGACAACGAATGTAGTTTCGTTGCGCTTTATATATGATCTTACAGTTGGTCCTGTGAGGCTGCTGACGTCACATGACTGTTCTTGTGCATCGTTGTACAAGAACAgaacatatattatttgtttattgtcagGCAGAGAAGATCCCATGAAGTTGCCATCAGCTAGAAAATAGACTATGAAATAATACTTAATGCTACATGTCAgattttatatacctatatcttatttttttttattttttagagcgTGGTGTGTATGTGAAAAGATGTATCTGGGCTtttgattttataaatttatctatctgtacagccacagagaaaatagagaaaaaatgatttttttcaacGACAATCACTGTCTAAAGCATATAATTAACAAAGCGTGTAAAGAAATTAAtcatataacacaaataaaactTGTGGGGCGAAATATTTTCTTTGCTGACGTCACATGAGAATTCTTGTGCATCGTTGCATAAGAACAGaacatttattatttgtttattatcaggCAGAGAGTAGTATTCCATGAAGTTGACTTCAGCTAGATGATAGATTATGCCATATTCCTTAATGCTACATCTCAGATAGTAAATTCTGCTCACACTTTGCTTATTTCTTgtgcctttttttcttactttgctTGTTTTAGagcgtggtgtgtatgtgtacatgtatgtctatgcatTTAATTATGCGTGAGTCTGCACGCAcccataactatttatctatctatagagtCACAGAAATTGTACCCAAAGCCTAATCACTGTAGAAATATATTCTTGATAAAACGTGTAAAAACTAGTCAAAGTAAATCAAACATATCTGTGGAGCTAAAGATTAAAATACAACGAATAAAAGATTCAGATTGCTTGAAGTTTTCTGTCTATgaagatgcttttttttttttctttatctctttccatcCTGTTTAATACAAGCTTGTTTAAAGTAACGA of the Penaeus chinensis breed Huanghai No. 1 chromosome 18, ASM1920278v2, whole genome shotgun sequence genome contains:
- the LOC125034482 gene encoding uncharacterized protein LOC125034482 isoform X1 translates to MKVTLIMVLMAVVGLSSAYSLGDVYEKLQRVERDMSSGSTGTSMSLEKVEKRDISGGSGSMSVERIEKRDISGGSGSMSVERLEKRDISGGSSSLESREKRDAFAVSHDLDLRRLRRSASSGSGSYSIEE
- the LOC125034482 gene encoding uncharacterized protein LOC125034482 isoform X3; this translates as MKVTLIMVLMAVVGLSSAYSLGDVYEKLQRVERDMSSGSTGTSMSLEKVEKRDISGGSGSMSVERIEKRDISGGSSSLESREKRDAFAVSHDLDLRRLRRSASSGSGSYSIEE